The Primulina eburnea isolate SZY01 chromosome 13, ASM2296580v1, whole genome shotgun sequence genome includes a region encoding these proteins:
- the LOC140808920 gene encoding dual specificity protein phosphatase PHS1-like isoform X4 yields MAANQAEDSCFSQKEDEEKDVDIGNDALEAPLPLTATSRVLYMLGDITAGPAYRFAQWLELVRKRSSKYPASGFPHRPHSTQGMSVCSGGNNLDLKTCPPSEQTAEISLWERLGKAGMLDIKSSSFSWTTLSSLHRTEHSGSGEHSEDEMNKALEVTVNSGGVVFFALFNQPENDEHCSTEAAVVIKFSSSRMATQSELLGYEFAKWLGVPTPQARIIHNVSSEWLEIKEAAEKVKDAAIIQGNELAEMTCSELLEALELSRCLLLMNYVHGSPLLESSNAFESQEAAGKTAAALGRILMLDLVIRNEDRLPCRHLRWRGNYANLLLAEKLTSANNDALEVAFDSAIKRYRPKVIRALQKEIRATSVDSVFNLSHPGLVSQGSDVSNTAESTTSLTLNESTSSDLYIVAIDNVVPRRPPAGKRANDQANYPKLIELLLNSSEYASQLLHEITGGKLKSSQLVTDANDFRGIEINSAIHEFRSGFRAALRDLQGFHMFLLTLHQKLDGLLRAFLNVLNRSSGDLDKEDPAVPESPAQAKGTEVPCPSLPSRDWILGEDNLDLNDSETQKIALRIPSSGSKESSDTCSPISRDCSYGKLSKGSGEPLHSLRLTAKIRDFHRFAKVDTESSKELQQWNDMLKNDAVKLCQENNFITGFFEGSDNNCVVDAYELKVRLEHILERIGLISNSANTEKPSAISATLFIGGALAARSVYTLQHLGIAHILCLCSNEIGQSDSQFPELFEYRNFSIYDIEDANIRDIFQEAHDFIDHVEQIGGKVLVHCFEGKSRSATLVLAYLMLRKNFTLLEAWNALKRVHRRAQPNDGFARILLDLDQKLHGRVSMEWQQRRPTMKAAWTVP; encoded by the exons TTCGGGAGGAAATAATCTCGATCTAAAGACTTGCCCACCTTCTGAGCAAACTGCAGAAATAAGTTTATGGGAAAGACTTGGTAAAgctggcatgttagacatcaaaTCAAGCTCCTTCTCCTGGACAACACTTTCTTCTCTTCACCGCACAGAGCACAGTGGAAGTGGTGAGCATTCTGAGGATGAGATGAATAAAGCACTGGAG GTTACTGTTAATTCTGGCGGTGTTGTTTTTTTCGCTTTATTCAACCAACCCGAAAATGATGAACATTGTTCTACAGAAGCTGCAGTTGTTATAAAGTTCTCATCATCAAGGATGGCCACTCAGTCTGAACTGCTTGGTTATGAATTTGCAAAATGGCTAGGCGTCCCTACCCCACAG GCTAGAATCATTCACAATGTGAGTTCTGAGTGGCTGGAAATCAAGGAGGCCGCAGAAAAAGTAAAAGATGCTGCTATTATTCAAGGGAATGAACTTGCTGAAATGACTTGTTCAGAACTCCTGGAAGCTCTTGAGCTCAGTCGCTGCCTTTTACTTATGAA CTATGTTCATGGGTCTCCTCTATTGGAAAGCTCGAATGCATTTGAATCACAGGAAGCTGCAGGAAAAACAGCTGCAGCTCTAGGCAGGATTTTAATGTTAGACCTTGTCATAAGAAATGAAGATCGTCTTCCTTGTCGCCATCTAAGGTGGCGTGGGAACTATGCAAATTTACTATTGGCTGAAAAATTAACTAGTGCAAATAATGATGCACTAGAGGTTGCTTTTGATTCTGCAATAAAAAGATATAGACCTAAAGTTATCCGGGCACTTCAAAAAGAAATTAGAGCAACTTCTGTTGACAGTGTATTTAACCTTTCTCATCCAGGATTGGTATCTCAGGGTTCTGATGTTTCTAATACAGCAGAATCCACAACGAGTCTCACTTTGAATGAGTCAACTAGCTCTGATTTATATATTGTGGCAATAGATAATGTAGTGCCTCGTAGACCCCCAGCAGGGAAACGTGCAAATGATCAAGCAAATTATCCGAAGCTCATTGAGCTACTTCTTAACAGTTCTGAGTATGCGTCACAACTGTTGCATGAAATTACTGGAGGAAAACTTAAATCTTCACAGCTAGTTACTGATGCAAATGATTTCCGTGGGATTGAGATAAATTCCGCCATCCACGAATTCAGAAGTGGATTTCGAGCAGCACTCAGGGACTTGCAGGGATTTCACATGTTCCTTCTTACCCTTCACCAGAAACTAGATGGCCTCTTACGGGCTTTTCTCAATGTACTTAATAGATCTTCTGGGGATCTTGATAAAGAGGATCCGGCAGTTCCTGAATCTCCAGCACAGGCTAAAGGGACTGAGGTCCCTTGTCCATCTTTACCAAGCAGGGATTGGATCCTTGGCGAGGACAATTTGGATTTGAATGACTCAGAAACACAGAAAATAGCCCTTAGGATTCCATCTTCAGGATCTAAAGAAAGTTCAGACACTTGTTCTCCAATCTCACGTGATTGCTCTTATGGGAAGTTAAGCAAGGGAAGCGGTGAACCGTTGCATAGCTTGAGGTTGACGGCAAAGATTCGGGACTTTCACCGATTTGCGAAG GTTGATACAGAGTCAAGCAAAGAACTACAGCAATGGAATGATATGCTTAAAAACGATGCAGTTAAATTGTGCCAGGAGAATAACTTCATCACTGGGTTTTTTGAAGGTAGTGATAATAATTGTGTGGTGGATGCTTATGAGTTGAAG GTGAGGTTAGAGCACATTCTTGAGAGGATAGGACTGATATCTAACTCAGCAAATACAGAAAAGCCATCAGCTATCTCTGCTACTTTGTTCATTGGTGGGGCACTTGCTGCTCGATCTGTGTACACCCTGCAGCATTTAGGGATTGCTCATATTTTATGTCTGTGCTCCAATGAAATTGGACAATCTGATTCTCAGTTTCCTGAGTTATTCGAGTACCGAAATTTTTCA ATATATGACATTGAAGATGCTAACATCAGGGATATCTTTCAAGAAGCACATGATTTTATAGATCATGTGGAACAAATTGGTGGCAAGGTTCTGGTACATTGTTTTGAAGGGAAGAGTAGGAGTGCTACTCTAGTTCTTGCTTATCTAATGCTCAGGAA AAACTTCACTTTACTGGAAGCCTGGAATGCCCTGAAACGAGTTCATCGTAGAGCCCAGCCCAATGATGGTTTTGCGAGGATTCTTTTGGACCTAGATCAGAAGTTGCATGGAAGAGTTTCTATGGAATGGCAACAGCGTAGGCCTACGATGAAG GCAGCGTGGACAGTGCCATGA
- the LOC140808920 gene encoding dual specificity protein phosphatase PHS1-like isoform X3, whose protein sequence is MMRWKLHCRSQPLQGFCICWGTLQPDPLIGLRSGWNWSVNGAASIRPQASPIDLTALRACLFGWCSGGNNLDLKTCPPSEQTAEISLWERLGKAGMLDIKSSSFSWTTLSSLHRTEHSGSGEHSEDEMNKALEVTVNSGGVVFFALFNQPENDEHCSTEAAVVIKFSSSRMATQSELLGYEFAKWLGVPTPQARIIHNVSSEWLEIKEAAEKVKDAAIIQGNELAEMTCSELLEALELSRCLLLMNYVHGSPLLESSNAFESQEAAGKTAAALGRILMLDLVIRNEDRLPCRHLRWRGNYANLLLAEKLTSANNDALEVAFDSAIKRYRPKVIRALQKEIRATSVDSVFNLSHPGLVSQGSDVSNTAESTTSLTLNESTSSDLYIVAIDNVVPRRPPAGKRANDQANYPKLIELLLNSSEYASQLLHEITGGKLKSSQLVTDANDFRGIEINSAIHEFRSGFRAALRDLQGFHMFLLTLHQKLDGLLRAFLNVLNRSSGDLDKEDPAVPESPAQAKGTEVPCPSLPSRDWILGEDNLDLNDSETQKIALRIPSSGSKESSDTCSPISRDCSYGKLSKGSGEPLHSLRLTAKIRDFHRFAKVDTESSKELQQWNDMLKNDAVKLCQENNFITGFFEGSDNNCVVDAYELKVRLEHILERIGLISNSANTEKPSAISATLFIGGALAARSVYTLQHLGIAHILCLCSNEIGQSDSQFPELFEYRNFSIYDIEDANIRDIFQEAHDFIDHVEQIGGKVLVHCFEGKSRSATLVLAYLMLRKNFTLLEAWNALKRVHRRAQPNDGFARILLDLDQKLHGRVSMEWQQRRPTMKVCPICGKNAGLSSSSLKLHLQKAHRKLSSGSVDSAMNMEIQKALDALKISRGGSVSPTQRQTHSMIDE, encoded by the exons TTCGGGAGGAAATAATCTCGATCTAAAGACTTGCCCACCTTCTGAGCAAACTGCAGAAATAAGTTTATGGGAAAGACTTGGTAAAgctggcatgttagacatcaaaTCAAGCTCCTTCTCCTGGACAACACTTTCTTCTCTTCACCGCACAGAGCACAGTGGAAGTGGTGAGCATTCTGAGGATGAGATGAATAAAGCACTGGAG GTTACTGTTAATTCTGGCGGTGTTGTTTTTTTCGCTTTATTCAACCAACCCGAAAATGATGAACATTGTTCTACAGAAGCTGCAGTTGTTATAAAGTTCTCATCATCAAGGATGGCCACTCAGTCTGAACTGCTTGGTTATGAATTTGCAAAATGGCTAGGCGTCCCTACCCCACAG GCTAGAATCATTCACAATGTGAGTTCTGAGTGGCTGGAAATCAAGGAGGCCGCAGAAAAAGTAAAAGATGCTGCTATTATTCAAGGGAATGAACTTGCTGAAATGACTTGTTCAGAACTCCTGGAAGCTCTTGAGCTCAGTCGCTGCCTTTTACTTATGAA CTATGTTCATGGGTCTCCTCTATTGGAAAGCTCGAATGCATTTGAATCACAGGAAGCTGCAGGAAAAACAGCTGCAGCTCTAGGCAGGATTTTAATGTTAGACCTTGTCATAAGAAATGAAGATCGTCTTCCTTGTCGCCATCTAAGGTGGCGTGGGAACTATGCAAATTTACTATTGGCTGAAAAATTAACTAGTGCAAATAATGATGCACTAGAGGTTGCTTTTGATTCTGCAATAAAAAGATATAGACCTAAAGTTATCCGGGCACTTCAAAAAGAAATTAGAGCAACTTCTGTTGACAGTGTATTTAACCTTTCTCATCCAGGATTGGTATCTCAGGGTTCTGATGTTTCTAATACAGCAGAATCCACAACGAGTCTCACTTTGAATGAGTCAACTAGCTCTGATTTATATATTGTGGCAATAGATAATGTAGTGCCTCGTAGACCCCCAGCAGGGAAACGTGCAAATGATCAAGCAAATTATCCGAAGCTCATTGAGCTACTTCTTAACAGTTCTGAGTATGCGTCACAACTGTTGCATGAAATTACTGGAGGAAAACTTAAATCTTCACAGCTAGTTACTGATGCAAATGATTTCCGTGGGATTGAGATAAATTCCGCCATCCACGAATTCAGAAGTGGATTTCGAGCAGCACTCAGGGACTTGCAGGGATTTCACATGTTCCTTCTTACCCTTCACCAGAAACTAGATGGCCTCTTACGGGCTTTTCTCAATGTACTTAATAGATCTTCTGGGGATCTTGATAAAGAGGATCCGGCAGTTCCTGAATCTCCAGCACAGGCTAAAGGGACTGAGGTCCCTTGTCCATCTTTACCAAGCAGGGATTGGATCCTTGGCGAGGACAATTTGGATTTGAATGACTCAGAAACACAGAAAATAGCCCTTAGGATTCCATCTTCAGGATCTAAAGAAAGTTCAGACACTTGTTCTCCAATCTCACGTGATTGCTCTTATGGGAAGTTAAGCAAGGGAAGCGGTGAACCGTTGCATAGCTTGAGGTTGACGGCAAAGATTCGGGACTTTCACCGATTTGCGAAG GTTGATACAGAGTCAAGCAAAGAACTACAGCAATGGAATGATATGCTTAAAAACGATGCAGTTAAATTGTGCCAGGAGAATAACTTCATCACTGGGTTTTTTGAAGGTAGTGATAATAATTGTGTGGTGGATGCTTATGAGTTGAAG GTGAGGTTAGAGCACATTCTTGAGAGGATAGGACTGATATCTAACTCAGCAAATACAGAAAAGCCATCAGCTATCTCTGCTACTTTGTTCATTGGTGGGGCACTTGCTGCTCGATCTGTGTACACCCTGCAGCATTTAGGGATTGCTCATATTTTATGTCTGTGCTCCAATGAAATTGGACAATCTGATTCTCAGTTTCCTGAGTTATTCGAGTACCGAAATTTTTCA ATATATGACATTGAAGATGCTAACATCAGGGATATCTTTCAAGAAGCACATGATTTTATAGATCATGTGGAACAAATTGGTGGCAAGGTTCTGGTACATTGTTTTGAAGGGAAGAGTAGGAGTGCTACTCTAGTTCTTGCTTATCTAATGCTCAGGAA AAACTTCACTTTACTGGAAGCCTGGAATGCCCTGAAACGAGTTCATCGTAGAGCCCAGCCCAATGATGGTTTTGCGAGGATTCTTTTGGACCTAGATCAGAAGTTGCATGGAAGAGTTTCTATGGAATGGCAACAGCGTAGGCCTACGATGAAGGTTTGCCCTATATGCGGAAAAAATGCTGGTTTAAGCAGCAGTTCTTTAAAGCTTCATTTGCAAAAAGCTCACAGAAAACTATCATCAGGCAGCGTGGACAGTGCCATGAATATGGAAATACAGAAGGCATTGGATGCACTCAAAATAAGTCGAGGCGGGAGTGTCAGCCCCACCCAAAGACAAACTCATTCCATGATTGATGAATAA
- the LOC140808920 gene encoding dual specificity protein phosphatase PHS1-like isoform X2, producing the protein MAANQAEDSCFSQKEDEEKDVDIGNDALEAPLPLTATSRVLYMLGDITAGPAYRFAQWLELVRKRSSKYPASGFPHRPHSTQGISGGNNLDLKTCPPSEQTAEISLWERLGKAGMLDIKSSSFSWTTLSSLHRTEHSGSGEHSEDEMNKALEVTVNSGGVVFFALFNQPENDEHCSTEAAVVIKFSSSRMATQSELLGYEFAKWLGVPTPQARIIHNVSSEWLEIKEAAEKVKDAAIIQGNELAEMTCSELLEALELSRCLLLMNYVHGSPLLESSNAFESQEAAGKTAAALGRILMLDLVIRNEDRLPCRHLRWRGNYANLLLAEKLTSANNDALEVAFDSAIKRYRPKVIRALQKEIRATSVDSVFNLSHPGLVSQGSDVSNTAESTTSLTLNESTSSDLYIVAIDNVVPRRPPAGKRANDQANYPKLIELLLNSSEYASQLLHEITGGKLKSSQLVTDANDFRGIEINSAIHEFRSGFRAALRDLQGFHMFLLTLHQKLDGLLRAFLNVLNRSSGDLDKEDPAVPESPAQAKGTEVPCPSLPSRDWILGEDNLDLNDSETQKIALRIPSSGSKESSDTCSPISRDCSYGKLSKGSGEPLHSLRLTAKIRDFHRFAKVDTESSKELQQWNDMLKNDAVKLCQENNFITGFFEGSDNNCVVDAYELKVRLEHILERIGLISNSANTEKPSAISATLFIGGALAARSVYTLQHLGIAHILCLCSNEIGQSDSQFPELFEYRNFSIYDIEDANIRDIFQEAHDFIDHVEQIGGKVLVHCFEGKSRSATLVLAYLMLRKNFTLLEAWNALKRVHRRAQPNDGFARILLDLDQKLHGRVSMEWQQRRPTMKVCPICGKNAGLSSSSLKLHLQKAHRKLSSGSVDSAMNMEIQKALDALKISRGGSVSPTQRQTHSMIDE; encoded by the exons TTCGGGAGGAAATAATCTCGATCTAAAGACTTGCCCACCTTCTGAGCAAACTGCAGAAATAAGTTTATGGGAAAGACTTGGTAAAgctggcatgttagacatcaaaTCAAGCTCCTTCTCCTGGACAACACTTTCTTCTCTTCACCGCACAGAGCACAGTGGAAGTGGTGAGCATTCTGAGGATGAGATGAATAAAGCACTGGAG GTTACTGTTAATTCTGGCGGTGTTGTTTTTTTCGCTTTATTCAACCAACCCGAAAATGATGAACATTGTTCTACAGAAGCTGCAGTTGTTATAAAGTTCTCATCATCAAGGATGGCCACTCAGTCTGAACTGCTTGGTTATGAATTTGCAAAATGGCTAGGCGTCCCTACCCCACAG GCTAGAATCATTCACAATGTGAGTTCTGAGTGGCTGGAAATCAAGGAGGCCGCAGAAAAAGTAAAAGATGCTGCTATTATTCAAGGGAATGAACTTGCTGAAATGACTTGTTCAGAACTCCTGGAAGCTCTTGAGCTCAGTCGCTGCCTTTTACTTATGAA CTATGTTCATGGGTCTCCTCTATTGGAAAGCTCGAATGCATTTGAATCACAGGAAGCTGCAGGAAAAACAGCTGCAGCTCTAGGCAGGATTTTAATGTTAGACCTTGTCATAAGAAATGAAGATCGTCTTCCTTGTCGCCATCTAAGGTGGCGTGGGAACTATGCAAATTTACTATTGGCTGAAAAATTAACTAGTGCAAATAATGATGCACTAGAGGTTGCTTTTGATTCTGCAATAAAAAGATATAGACCTAAAGTTATCCGGGCACTTCAAAAAGAAATTAGAGCAACTTCTGTTGACAGTGTATTTAACCTTTCTCATCCAGGATTGGTATCTCAGGGTTCTGATGTTTCTAATACAGCAGAATCCACAACGAGTCTCACTTTGAATGAGTCAACTAGCTCTGATTTATATATTGTGGCAATAGATAATGTAGTGCCTCGTAGACCCCCAGCAGGGAAACGTGCAAATGATCAAGCAAATTATCCGAAGCTCATTGAGCTACTTCTTAACAGTTCTGAGTATGCGTCACAACTGTTGCATGAAATTACTGGAGGAAAACTTAAATCTTCACAGCTAGTTACTGATGCAAATGATTTCCGTGGGATTGAGATAAATTCCGCCATCCACGAATTCAGAAGTGGATTTCGAGCAGCACTCAGGGACTTGCAGGGATTTCACATGTTCCTTCTTACCCTTCACCAGAAACTAGATGGCCTCTTACGGGCTTTTCTCAATGTACTTAATAGATCTTCTGGGGATCTTGATAAAGAGGATCCGGCAGTTCCTGAATCTCCAGCACAGGCTAAAGGGACTGAGGTCCCTTGTCCATCTTTACCAAGCAGGGATTGGATCCTTGGCGAGGACAATTTGGATTTGAATGACTCAGAAACACAGAAAATAGCCCTTAGGATTCCATCTTCAGGATCTAAAGAAAGTTCAGACACTTGTTCTCCAATCTCACGTGATTGCTCTTATGGGAAGTTAAGCAAGGGAAGCGGTGAACCGTTGCATAGCTTGAGGTTGACGGCAAAGATTCGGGACTTTCACCGATTTGCGAAG GTTGATACAGAGTCAAGCAAAGAACTACAGCAATGGAATGATATGCTTAAAAACGATGCAGTTAAATTGTGCCAGGAGAATAACTTCATCACTGGGTTTTTTGAAGGTAGTGATAATAATTGTGTGGTGGATGCTTATGAGTTGAAG GTGAGGTTAGAGCACATTCTTGAGAGGATAGGACTGATATCTAACTCAGCAAATACAGAAAAGCCATCAGCTATCTCTGCTACTTTGTTCATTGGTGGGGCACTTGCTGCTCGATCTGTGTACACCCTGCAGCATTTAGGGATTGCTCATATTTTATGTCTGTGCTCCAATGAAATTGGACAATCTGATTCTCAGTTTCCTGAGTTATTCGAGTACCGAAATTTTTCA ATATATGACATTGAAGATGCTAACATCAGGGATATCTTTCAAGAAGCACATGATTTTATAGATCATGTGGAACAAATTGGTGGCAAGGTTCTGGTACATTGTTTTGAAGGGAAGAGTAGGAGTGCTACTCTAGTTCTTGCTTATCTAATGCTCAGGAA AAACTTCACTTTACTGGAAGCCTGGAATGCCCTGAAACGAGTTCATCGTAGAGCCCAGCCCAATGATGGTTTTGCGAGGATTCTTTTGGACCTAGATCAGAAGTTGCATGGAAGAGTTTCTATGGAATGGCAACAGCGTAGGCCTACGATGAAGGTTTGCCCTATATGCGGAAAAAATGCTGGTTTAAGCAGCAGTTCTTTAAAGCTTCATTTGCAAAAAGCTCACAGAAAACTATCATCAGGCAGCGTGGACAGTGCCATGAATATGGAAATACAGAAGGCATTGGATGCACTCAAAATAAGTCGAGGCGGGAGTGTCAGCCCCACCCAAAGACAAACTCATTCCATGATTGATGAATAA
- the LOC140808920 gene encoding dual specificity protein phosphatase PHS1-like isoform X1 — MAANQAEDSCFSQKEDEEKDVDIGNDALEAPLPLTATSRVLYMLGDITAGPAYRFAQWLELVRKRSSKYPASGFPHRPHSTQGMSVCSGGNNLDLKTCPPSEQTAEISLWERLGKAGMLDIKSSSFSWTTLSSLHRTEHSGSGEHSEDEMNKALEVTVNSGGVVFFALFNQPENDEHCSTEAAVVIKFSSSRMATQSELLGYEFAKWLGVPTPQARIIHNVSSEWLEIKEAAEKVKDAAIIQGNELAEMTCSELLEALELSRCLLLMNYVHGSPLLESSNAFESQEAAGKTAAALGRILMLDLVIRNEDRLPCRHLRWRGNYANLLLAEKLTSANNDALEVAFDSAIKRYRPKVIRALQKEIRATSVDSVFNLSHPGLVSQGSDVSNTAESTTSLTLNESTSSDLYIVAIDNVVPRRPPAGKRANDQANYPKLIELLLNSSEYASQLLHEITGGKLKSSQLVTDANDFRGIEINSAIHEFRSGFRAALRDLQGFHMFLLTLHQKLDGLLRAFLNVLNRSSGDLDKEDPAVPESPAQAKGTEVPCPSLPSRDWILGEDNLDLNDSETQKIALRIPSSGSKESSDTCSPISRDCSYGKLSKGSGEPLHSLRLTAKIRDFHRFAKVDTESSKELQQWNDMLKNDAVKLCQENNFITGFFEGSDNNCVVDAYELKVRLEHILERIGLISNSANTEKPSAISATLFIGGALAARSVYTLQHLGIAHILCLCSNEIGQSDSQFPELFEYRNFSIYDIEDANIRDIFQEAHDFIDHVEQIGGKVLVHCFEGKSRSATLVLAYLMLRKNFTLLEAWNALKRVHRRAQPNDGFARILLDLDQKLHGRVSMEWQQRRPTMKVCPICGKNAGLSSSSLKLHLQKAHRKLSSGSVDSAMNMEIQKALDALKISRGGSVSPTQRQTHSMIDE; from the exons TTCGGGAGGAAATAATCTCGATCTAAAGACTTGCCCACCTTCTGAGCAAACTGCAGAAATAAGTTTATGGGAAAGACTTGGTAAAgctggcatgttagacatcaaaTCAAGCTCCTTCTCCTGGACAACACTTTCTTCTCTTCACCGCACAGAGCACAGTGGAAGTGGTGAGCATTCTGAGGATGAGATGAATAAAGCACTGGAG GTTACTGTTAATTCTGGCGGTGTTGTTTTTTTCGCTTTATTCAACCAACCCGAAAATGATGAACATTGTTCTACAGAAGCTGCAGTTGTTATAAAGTTCTCATCATCAAGGATGGCCACTCAGTCTGAACTGCTTGGTTATGAATTTGCAAAATGGCTAGGCGTCCCTACCCCACAG GCTAGAATCATTCACAATGTGAGTTCTGAGTGGCTGGAAATCAAGGAGGCCGCAGAAAAAGTAAAAGATGCTGCTATTATTCAAGGGAATGAACTTGCTGAAATGACTTGTTCAGAACTCCTGGAAGCTCTTGAGCTCAGTCGCTGCCTTTTACTTATGAA CTATGTTCATGGGTCTCCTCTATTGGAAAGCTCGAATGCATTTGAATCACAGGAAGCTGCAGGAAAAACAGCTGCAGCTCTAGGCAGGATTTTAATGTTAGACCTTGTCATAAGAAATGAAGATCGTCTTCCTTGTCGCCATCTAAGGTGGCGTGGGAACTATGCAAATTTACTATTGGCTGAAAAATTAACTAGTGCAAATAATGATGCACTAGAGGTTGCTTTTGATTCTGCAATAAAAAGATATAGACCTAAAGTTATCCGGGCACTTCAAAAAGAAATTAGAGCAACTTCTGTTGACAGTGTATTTAACCTTTCTCATCCAGGATTGGTATCTCAGGGTTCTGATGTTTCTAATACAGCAGAATCCACAACGAGTCTCACTTTGAATGAGTCAACTAGCTCTGATTTATATATTGTGGCAATAGATAATGTAGTGCCTCGTAGACCCCCAGCAGGGAAACGTGCAAATGATCAAGCAAATTATCCGAAGCTCATTGAGCTACTTCTTAACAGTTCTGAGTATGCGTCACAACTGTTGCATGAAATTACTGGAGGAAAACTTAAATCTTCACAGCTAGTTACTGATGCAAATGATTTCCGTGGGATTGAGATAAATTCCGCCATCCACGAATTCAGAAGTGGATTTCGAGCAGCACTCAGGGACTTGCAGGGATTTCACATGTTCCTTCTTACCCTTCACCAGAAACTAGATGGCCTCTTACGGGCTTTTCTCAATGTACTTAATAGATCTTCTGGGGATCTTGATAAAGAGGATCCGGCAGTTCCTGAATCTCCAGCACAGGCTAAAGGGACTGAGGTCCCTTGTCCATCTTTACCAAGCAGGGATTGGATCCTTGGCGAGGACAATTTGGATTTGAATGACTCAGAAACACAGAAAATAGCCCTTAGGATTCCATCTTCAGGATCTAAAGAAAGTTCAGACACTTGTTCTCCAATCTCACGTGATTGCTCTTATGGGAAGTTAAGCAAGGGAAGCGGTGAACCGTTGCATAGCTTGAGGTTGACGGCAAAGATTCGGGACTTTCACCGATTTGCGAAG GTTGATACAGAGTCAAGCAAAGAACTACAGCAATGGAATGATATGCTTAAAAACGATGCAGTTAAATTGTGCCAGGAGAATAACTTCATCACTGGGTTTTTTGAAGGTAGTGATAATAATTGTGTGGTGGATGCTTATGAGTTGAAG GTGAGGTTAGAGCACATTCTTGAGAGGATAGGACTGATATCTAACTCAGCAAATACAGAAAAGCCATCAGCTATCTCTGCTACTTTGTTCATTGGTGGGGCACTTGCTGCTCGATCTGTGTACACCCTGCAGCATTTAGGGATTGCTCATATTTTATGTCTGTGCTCCAATGAAATTGGACAATCTGATTCTCAGTTTCCTGAGTTATTCGAGTACCGAAATTTTTCA ATATATGACATTGAAGATGCTAACATCAGGGATATCTTTCAAGAAGCACATGATTTTATAGATCATGTGGAACAAATTGGTGGCAAGGTTCTGGTACATTGTTTTGAAGGGAAGAGTAGGAGTGCTACTCTAGTTCTTGCTTATCTAATGCTCAGGAA AAACTTCACTTTACTGGAAGCCTGGAATGCCCTGAAACGAGTTCATCGTAGAGCCCAGCCCAATGATGGTTTTGCGAGGATTCTTTTGGACCTAGATCAGAAGTTGCATGGAAGAGTTTCTATGGAATGGCAACAGCGTAGGCCTACGATGAAGGTTTGCCCTATATGCGGAAAAAATGCTGGTTTAAGCAGCAGTTCTTTAAAGCTTCATTTGCAAAAAGCTCACAGAAAACTATCATCAGGCAGCGTGGACAGTGCCATGAATATGGAAATACAGAAGGCATTGGATGCACTCAAAATAAGTCGAGGCGGGAGTGTCAGCCCCACCCAAAGACAAACTCATTCCATGATTGATGAATAA